Proteins encoded within one genomic window of Fibrobacter sp.:
- a CDS encoding carboxypeptidase M32 yields the protein MSEKLKEALELVKRTLKEVRTYNQASSVLNFDQQTICPSAGMEEQGNIAAFLSNKAFALTKDSAYIEACQFIYDHRGELTAEVCGDETAAEFDCALAESLHRDFAREKNISAEMQLEHSQVYNRAFVNWINAKKAADFSLFEKSLGEVREAQLQAESLNDDRKETPYDTIFDGYERGLTCADLDAVFNRCKERLVPLLKRIMASPKKIRTDFMSRPVTDEAQKKMAQYLLELMGFDFSRGAFSTAEHPFTTEPGQNDVRVTTHYYPNAFYSSMFSIIHEGGHALFEQNQPAENFSHYIEYNKTMGMHESTSRFYENRIGRSKEFIHLIFPKCKEIFPEVFCDVTEQEFYEAMNIVTPSFIRTEADEFTYTFHVIIRYEIEKLIVNGNADGTPVNIADLPKLWNDKYEEYLGIRPANDREGILQDVHWTSGFGYFPTYAIGNMYNAMYYNKMATNFDLPAAVRSGDFAKINGWMKENVWTRADREAPKDWLRQITGRELTPDDFLDYLEAKYSEIYEL from the coding sequence ATGTCTGAAAAATTGAAGGAAGCTCTTGAACTTGTTAAGCGGACCCTTAAGGAAGTAAGAACCTATAACCAGGCTTCCTCTGTCCTGAATTTTGACCAGCAGACCATTTGTCCTTCTGCCGGTATGGAAGAACAGGGCAATATTGCCGCATTTCTTTCCAACAAGGCTTTTGCCTTGACGAAGGACTCTGCATACATTGAAGCCTGCCAATTCATTTACGATCATAGGGGAGAGCTGACCGCCGAAGTGTGCGGCGACGAAACTGCTGCGGAGTTCGACTGTGCCCTTGCAGAAAGTCTTCATCGTGATTTTGCCCGAGAAAAGAACATTTCTGCCGAGATGCAACTGGAACACTCTCAGGTCTACAACCGCGCCTTCGTCAACTGGATCAACGCCAAGAAGGCTGCCGACTTCAGTTTATTTGAAAAGTCCCTGGGCGAGGTCCGCGAAGCGCAGCTCCAGGCCGAATCCTTGAACGATGACCGCAAGGAGACCCCCTACGATACCATCTTCGACGGTTACGAACGGGGCCTTACCTGTGCCGATCTCGATGCTGTCTTCAACCGCTGCAAGGAACGCCTGGTGCCGCTTCTCAAACGCATCATGGCAAGTCCAAAGAAGATTCGTACTGACTTCATGAGCCGCCCTGTAACAGACGAGGCTCAGAAGAAAATGGCCCAGTATCTGCTGGAACTGATGGGCTTTGACTTCAGTCGTGGAGCATTTTCTACTGCAGAACATCCTTTTACAACGGAACCGGGACAAAATGACGTCCGCGTGACAACCCATTACTATCCCAATGCTTTCTACTCCAGCATGTTCAGCATCATCCATGAAGGTGGCCACGCCCTGTTCGAACAGAACCAGCCGGCGGAAAACTTCAGCCACTATATCGAGTACAACAAGACCATGGGCATGCACGAGTCCACCAGCCGCTTCTACGAAAACCGTATTGGCCGTAGCAAGGAATTCATTCACCTGATTTTCCCCAAGTGCAAGGAAATTTTCCCGGAAGTCTTCTGCGATGTGACTGAGCAGGAATTCTATGAGGCCATGAACATCGTAACGCCCAGCTTTATCCGCACCGAGGCCGATGAGTTCACCTACACCTTCCACGTCATCATCCGCTACGAAATCGAGAAACTGATCGTGAACGGAAATGCGGACGGCACCCCGGTGAACATCGCCGACCTGCCCAAGCTTTGGAACGACAAGTACGAGGAGTACCTGGGCATCCGTCCCGCAAACGATAGGGAAGGTATTCTCCAGGATGTGCACTGGACCAGCGGATTCGGCTATTTCCCCACCTACGCCATCGGCAACATGTACAATGCCATGTATTACAACAAGATGGCCACGAACTTCGACTTGCCCGCCGCAGTCCGCTCCGGGGATTTCGCAAAAATCAACGGCTGGATGAAGGAAAACGTCTGGACCCGAGCTGACCGCGAAGCCCCCAAGGATTGGCTCCGTCAAATCACGGGCCGTGAACTGACGCCCGATGACTTTTTGGATTATCTGGAAGCAAAGTATTCCGAAATCTACGAACTGTAA
- a CDS encoding ABC transporter ATP-binding protein, which yields MAAIYLENVSFRYPGATAEALSQVNLEIPEGSFFALLGPNGAGKTTLLRLLCGRFPCFKGKIEIAQEFRGKNGFLDPSVFGVLLENPGIYPRLSIEEYVEYFAGFYGFGESGISRKNEFKKRIRDLSNKLELPDLSTKMSALSLGNRQKVQLLRSMVPSPRLLILDEPVANLDPASREMVWSLIADWRKNEGGTAIVCSHILAEMESEATDYAIIERGRVLKSGAVASAIAADSSNGNRFSLTLEKGVSEEQILQALSAAGIANASVHAANKNLSDLYRETVNR from the coding sequence ATGGCTGCGATTTATCTAGAAAATGTTTCTTTTCGCTATCCGGGCGCTACTGCTGAAGCTCTCTCTCAGGTGAATCTTGAAATTCCAGAAGGAAGCTTCTTTGCGCTGCTGGGGCCCAATGGGGCCGGGAAGACAACTCTTCTTCGATTGCTTTGCGGTCGGTTTCCTTGTTTTAAGGGAAAAATTGAAATTGCCCAGGAGTTCCGTGGCAAGAATGGATTCCTTGATCCTTCCGTTTTTGGGGTGCTGCTTGAAAATCCGGGAATCTATCCCAGGCTTTCCATAGAAGAATACGTGGAATATTTTGCAGGATTCTATGGCTTTGGGGAGTCTGGCATCAGCCGAAAAAATGAGTTTAAGAAAAGAATTCGTGATCTGTCCAATAAGTTGGAATTGCCTGATTTAAGCACCAAGATGTCAGCCCTTTCTCTGGGAAATCGTCAGAAGGTTCAGCTTCTCCGTTCCATGGTACCATCTCCGAGGCTGTTAATTCTTGACGAGCCTGTTGCCAACCTGGATCCTGCATCCCGCGAGATGGTCTGGTCTTTGATTGCTGACTGGCGAAAAAACGAGGGCGGTACGGCCATTGTTTGTTCTCATATCCTTGCTGAAATGGAAAGCGAAGCCACCGACTATGCCATCATCGAACGCGGTCGCGTTTTGAAATCTGGAGCTGTCGCCTCCGCTATTGCGGCTGATTCTTCCAACGGAAATCGCTTTAGCCTGACTCTTGAAAAGGGCGTGTCGGAGGAACAGATTCTTCAGGCACTTTCTGCTGCAGGAATTGCGAACGCTTCTGTGCATGCCGCCAATAAGAACCTTTCTGACTTGTATCGCGAAACGGTAAACCGATAA
- a CDS encoding serine hydroxymethyltransferase: protein MLKSTLQQTDKAIFDIIQEEAERQEYGIELIASENYTSKAVMEAMGSVLTNKYSEGYVGKRYYGGNEVIDKMEALAIERCKQLFGCDHANIQPLSGSPANAAVYMGVLKPGDKVLGLKLDHGGHLSHGHPVNFSGMLYNFVQYEVDKETGRIDMDKVREIALKEKPRMILAGFSAYSRNLDWKKFKEIADEVGALTMADISHVAGLIAGKAIESPVPYFDIVTTTTHKTLRGPRSAIIMCKDKMIKKIVKGEEKEVSLPKAIDAGLFPGMQGGPHDHINAGKAVAFLEALQPEFQAYAQNIIKNAKAMADELMKLGYKIISDGTDNHLMVVDMTSKGIGGKDAEVAMEKVGISCSRSTIPFDTRKPMDPSGVRLGTAAITTRGFDENDSRLVAQIIDRCIQNKDNEEGLKAIRQEIIELCKKHPLYK from the coding sequence ATGCTTAAATCTACTCTGCAGCAGACCGATAAGGCAATCTTCGACATCATCCAGGAAGAAGCCGAACGTCAGGAATATGGCATCGAACTGATCGCCTCCGAAAACTACACCTCCAAGGCCGTCATGGAAGCTATGGGTTCCGTGCTGACCAACAAGTACAGCGAAGGCTACGTTGGCAAGCGCTACTACGGTGGTAACGAAGTGATCGACAAGATGGAAGCTCTCGCCATCGAACGCTGCAAGCAGCTCTTTGGTTGCGACCACGCAAACATCCAGCCCCTTTCCGGTTCTCCGGCAAACGCTGCTGTTTACATGGGCGTCCTCAAGCCGGGTGACAAGGTCCTTGGCCTCAAGCTCGACCACGGTGGACACCTTTCTCACGGCCATCCGGTGAACTTCTCCGGTATGCTCTACAACTTCGTCCAGTACGAAGTGGATAAGGAAACTGGCCGCATCGACATGGACAAGGTCCGTGAAATCGCTCTTAAGGAAAAGCCCCGCATGATCCTCGCTGGCTTCTCTGCATACAGCCGCAACCTTGACTGGAAGAAGTTCAAGGAAATCGCCGACGAAGTTGGCGCTCTCACCATGGCTGACATTTCTCACGTTGCTGGCCTCATCGCTGGTAAGGCTATCGAATCTCCGGTTCCTTACTTCGATATCGTCACCACCACCACTCATAAGACTCTCCGCGGTCCCCGTTCTGCAATCATCATGTGCAAGGACAAGATGATCAAGAAGATCGTCAAGGGCGAAGAAAAGGAAGTCTCCCTGCCCAAGGCAATCGACGCAGGTCTGTTCCCGGGTATGCAGGGTGGTCCCCACGACCACATCAACGCTGGTAAGGCAGTTGCATTCCTCGAAGCTCTCCAGCCGGAATTCCAGGCTTATGCCCAGAACATCATCAAGAACGCTAAGGCTATGGCCGACGAACTGATGAAGCTCGGTTACAAGATCATTTCCGATGGTACCGACAACCACCTCATGGTTGTGGACATGACTTCCAAGGGTATCGGTGGTAAGGATGCCGAAGTCGCAATGGAAAAGGTTGGCATCTCCTGCAGCCGTTCTACCATTCCGTTCGACACTCGTAAGCCCATGGATCCGTCCGGCGTACGTCTTGGCACTGCAGCCATCACTACCCGTGGCTTCGACGAAAATGATTCCCGCTTGGTTGCTCAGATCATCGACCGTTGCATCCAGAACAAGGACAACGAAGAAGGCCTGAAGGCTATCCGTCAGGAAATCATCGAACTCTGCAAGAAGCACCCGCTTTATAAGTAA